Genomic segment of Alphaproteobacteria bacterium:
TACTAAAAAGAAACTTGCCTGATATGTCTGATTTAATGCCTATTCGCCGCGCCTTGCTTTCTGTATCCGATAAAACGGGCTTGCTGGAATTCGCCCAACTACTTGACCGCCATAATGTGGAATTACTATCTACCGGCGGCACCGCAAGAACATTGCGTGAATCAGGGCTTTCCGTAACCGAAGTTTCGGAGCATACCGGATTTCCTGAAATGCTTGATGGGCGAGTAAAAACCCTTCACCCCACGATACATGGCGGTATTTTGGCCAAGCGTTGTGATGCACAGCATCAACAGGCGCTGCAACAACATAACATTGCCCCGATCGATTTGGTGGTGGTGAATTTATATCCTTTTGCAGCCACGGTGGCAAAAGGCGCAGACTTTACGAGCTGCATCGAAAATATTGATATTGGCGGGCCTGCGATGATTCGTTCTGCCTCAAAAAACCATGAAGATGTAACCATTGTGGTCGATCCGTCAGATTATATTGCTATAGGCGAGGCAATGGAGAGCAATAAGGCACATACTACTCTTACGCTGCGTAAAAGATTGGCAGCAAAAGCCTATGCGCATACAGCCAGCTATGATGCCGCAATCAGCACATGGTTTACTAAACAGTTAGGCGATGAAAGCATGTTGCCAGAAACTCTCAATTTAAGCGCCCAGCGCCGCCAAATGCTTCGATACGGTGAAAACCCGCATCAGCAAGCGGCATGGTATAGCTGGCCAGGAGAAACAAGAGGCTTGGCCTCATGCGAACAAATTCAAGGCAAAGAGCTGAGTTATAACAATATTAACGATACTGATGCCGCCCTCGCACTGGTGCAGGAGTTTGATGTTCCGGCCGTGGCGATTATTAAACATGCCAATCCATGTGGGGTAGCGGTCGCAGACACGCAGGCTGAAGCATTTGTTAAAGCGCTGGCCTGTGACCCACAAAGTGCATTTGGGGGTATTATAGCTCTCAATCGACCCTTAAGCGCTGATACGGTTACAGCAATGGGCAAATTGTTTGTAGAGGTGATTATTGCGCCCGCCATTGAAGACGAAGCGCGTAATCTGCTTGCGAGCAAAAAGAATTTACGTGTATTGATTGGCGCTGCGGGTATGATGGATGCCTCCAGCCTGCAAGTGCGTCCGGTGGCGGGTGGATTACTGGTGCAAACTGTTGATAGCGAGGGTATACCAAAAAATACCACACTCACCAATGTTAGCAAACGCAGTGCATCCGCTCAAGAATTGAAGGA
This window contains:
- the purH gene encoding bifunctional phosphoribosylaminoimidazolecarboxamide formyltransferase/IMP cyclohydrolase; its protein translation is MSDLMPIRRALLSVSDKTGLLEFAQLLDRHNVELLSTGGTARTLRESGLSVTEVSEHTGFPEMLDGRVKTLHPTIHGGILAKRCDAQHQQALQQHNIAPIDLVVVNLYPFAATVAKGADFTSCIENIDIGGPAMIRSASKNHEDVTIVVDPSDYIAIGEAMESNKAHTTLTLRKRLAAKAYAHTASYDAAISTWFTKQLGDESMLPETLNLSAQRRQMLRYGENPHQQAAWYSWPGETRGLASCEQIQGKELSYNNINDTDAALALVQEFDVPAVAIIKHANPCGVAVADTQAEAFVKALACDPQSAFGGIIALNRPLSADTVTAMGKLFVEVIIAPAIEDEARNLLASKKNLRVLIGAAGMMDASSLQVRPVAGGLLVQTVDSEGIPKNTTLTNVSKRSASAQELKDMQIAFTVAKHVKSNAIVIVKNGATLGIGAGQMSRVDSVRIATHKAAEAGLDITGAALASDAFFPFDDNIHLAAKHGITALIQPGGSIRDDEVVAAANQHNMAMVTTGIRHFRH